Part of the Undibacter mobilis genome is shown below.
TGCTGCTCGCCGGCGTGCTGATGTTGGTGATCGCCTACGGGCTGTGGATGTTCAATCGGCGGATGGCGTCGGCCTAGCGTCGCGCCCGATGCGGCCGAGATGAGTGAAGCCGAAGCCGGCGGCGTATTTCAGACCATAGCCGAGCACGCGGTCGAAACCGATATGCGCGGCCCAGATCAGCGCCAGTGCGATGACCAATGTCTTGGCGAGCAGCAAGCCGGCGACACCGAGCGCCGCCGGTGCAATCAGCGTGTGCAGACAATTATAGGCGATAGCGCCGAGGCGCGGGCCGCCGAGATAGCCGGCGAAGCTCAGGTCGGGCGCGAGAAACAGCGCGGCGAACAGCCACCACGACTCGCCGGTTCGCGCGTAGAGCAGGACGGCGATCGCGAGCAATGCCGCGCCCTCGGCCCGCACCAGGAGCCGAGGGACGCCGGTAGCCGACCCGGTTTCGTTCATTTGTTCAATTGGCCCTTAGTGGCCGTCGGGCGAGCCCTTGCGGCCGATCTCGTAGAGGAACCAGACGCGCTTTTCGGCGGCGTCGATGTAGTTCTCCAGCAGGCTCGCAGTGGCGACGTCGTTATGTTCGTCGCACAAATCGTGGGTCTCGCGCATGGCGGTGATGACG
Proteins encoded:
- a CDS encoding DUF4260 domain-containing protein encodes the protein MNETGSATGVPRLLVRAEGAALLAIAVLLYARTGESWWLFAALFLAPDLSFAGYLGGPRLGAIAYNCLHTLIAPAALGVAGLLLAKTLVIALALIWAAHIGFDRVLGYGLKYAAGFGFTHLGRIGRDARPTPSAD